A genome region from Penaeus chinensis breed Huanghai No. 1 chromosome 22, ASM1920278v2, whole genome shotgun sequence includes the following:
- the LOC125036998 gene encoding protein ALP1-like: protein MVTLVLKKEPSSPRSGDADTKQDTKLRNAIPPIISNTLLSCYRQSRRALAWSYRMSHNLIAAIIPEVCKAIYSVLKDSYLKLPTTSEEWQDVASGFHNLWNFPLCLGAMDGKRVLVRKPANSGSEYYDYKTNHSIIMLALVDANYKFLYVDVGAKGRASDAGVWDKCTLRECIERQQLQIPPSEDLPFTNTKAPYVIVSDDAFPLKTYLMKPYPGRNITKEQTIFNYRLSRARRVSENAFGILASKFRVLMQPIASKPDNIKDIIMATVVLHNFLRVKSGKPVRPEMLVREDTENGVLIQGEWHGLPNMMENLQAIARGHSNDAKIVRDTFREFFLTRGAVPWQERMAHLH from the exons ATGGTCACACTTGTCCTCAAGAAAGAACCATCGTCCCCGCGCAGCGGTGACGCCGATA CAAAACAAGACACGAAGCTCAGAAATGCCATTCCACCGATTATCAGTAACACTCTTCTATCTTGCTACAG ACAATCAAGGCGTGCACTGGCATGGTCCTATAGAATGAGCCACAACCTGATAGCAGCCATAATTCCAGAAGTGTGCAAGGCCATTTACTCTGTGCTGAAGGACTCGTATCTCAAGCTTCCAACAACATCAGAGGAATGGCAAGATGTAGCTTCTGGATTCCATAACTTATGGAATTTTCCCTTGTGTCTAGGAGCCATGGATGGCAAACGGGTACTCGTAAGGAAACCTGCAAATTCTGGCTCAGAGTACTATGACTACAAGACGAACCACAGCATCATAATGCTAGCCTTAGTGGATGCCAATTACAAGTTTTTATATGTAGATGTTGGAGCAAAGGGCCGTGCAAGTGATGCTGGTGTATGGGATAAATGTACACTCCGTGAATGCATAGAGAGACAGCAGTTGCAAATCCCTCCATCTGAAGATTTGCCCTTCACAAATACAAAGGCTCCATATGTTATAGTAAGTGATGATGCCTTTCCACTCAAGACCTATTTAATGAAGCCATATCCTGGAAGAAACATCACCAAAGAACAAACAATTTTTAATTACAGATTGTCACGAGCCAGAAGAGTCTCTGAAAATGCATTTGGCATTCTTGCCTCAAAGTTTAGAGTACTTATGCAGCCAATTGCATCTAAACCAGATAATATAAAAGACATCATTATGGCAACAGTTGTGCTTCACAATTTCTTGCGTGTGAAAAGTGGAAAGCCTGTTAGACCTGAAATGCTTGTGAGGGAAGACACAGAAAATGGTGTCCTCATTCAGGGCGAATGGCATGGGTTGCCAAATATGATGGAAAACCTTCAAGCAATTGCAAGAGGCCACTCAAATGATGCTAAAATTGTAAGGGATACTTTCCGAGAATTTTTCCTTACCAGAGGTGCTGTACCTTGGCAAGAGAGAATGGCACATCTTCATTAA